The sequence TTCAGAACGTGTCCTACTGGTACGGCGCCAAACAGGCGCTGGATGACGTCAGTTTCGACGTCTATCCGGGACGGGTGACGGCTCTCTTGGGGCCGAACGGCGCCGGCAAGTCCACGCTCTTCTCGCTCATCACGCGTTTGTTCGACGCGCCAACCGGTCGGATCGAGATCGACGGACGGGCGGCGGCCGAGTGGGGCTTCAAGATCTTGGCGCCGCTGGGGGTCGTCTTCCAGCAACCGACCCTCGATCTGGATTTATCCGTGCGTCAGAACCTTCGCTACTTCGCCTCTCTGCGCGGATTGGGCCGGAAGGAAGCTGATGAGCGCATGGAGAAGGCCCTGTCCTCGCTCGACATGGCCGAACGCATCGGGGAGAAGGTGCGGGCGCTGAACGGCGGCCACCGGCGCCGCGTCGAGATCGCGCGGGCGCTGCTTCACAGTCCTAAATTGCTTCTTCTCGACGAGCCCACGATCGGCCTCGACGACCCGACGCGCGACGCCATTGTGCGCCATATTCATAAGCTCGCGGTATCGGACAATATCGGCGTTCTGTGGGCCACGCATTTGTTCGACGAGGTGGAGAGCGACGATGCTCTCGTCGTCATCAACAAGGGGCGCGTGGTGGCGCTCGGGGACGTGGCCGGCATCGAGAAAGAGACGGGATCCACTAGTCTGGCGGAGGCTTTCCGGCGTCTCACCGGGGATCGCGTGGAGGAGGTCGCCGTATGACCCTGATGCACTACACCCGCGCCTTCGGCGGCATCGTTTGGCGTGAGCTCCTGCGGTTCCTGCAGCAGCGGGAGCGGTTCCTCGCGGCGCTCGTCCGGCCCCTGATCTGGCTGATCATCTTTGCGGCGGGCTTCCGGGCGGCACTCGGGATTTCGATCATTCCGCCTTATGAGACCTACATCACGTACGACGTGTACATCACGCCCGGCCTTCTGGCGATGATCCAGCTCTTCCAGGGGATGCAGAGTTCCCTGTCGATGGTGTACGACCGCGAGATGGGCTCGATGCGGGTGCTGTTGACCACGCCTTTGCCGCGCTGGTTCTTGCTTATCGCACGGCTGTTCGCCGGTGTCCTGGTGTCCCTGTTCCAGGTCTACACGTTCTTGGCCGTGGCCTATCTGTTCGGCGTGGAGTTGCCCCCGTTAGGGTATCTGTTGGCACTGCCGGCCTTGATCCTCACCGGCATGATGTTCGGCGCGCTTGGGATGCTCCTCTCTTCGACCATCAAGCAGCTCGAGAACTTCGCCGGGATCATGAACTTCGTCATCTTCCCGATGTTCTTCGCCTCCTCGGCGCTCTATCCGCTTTGGAAGATGCAGGAGGGCAGCTGGATCCTCTACGAGATCTGCTACTACAACCCCTTCACCTGGGCCGTGGAACTGATCCGGTTCGCGTTCTATCAGAAGATGAACTGGGAGGCCCTGGCGGTGGTGGCGGTTTGCACGGTCGTGTTCCTGGGGCTGTCGGTGTGGGCCTACGACCCCTCGCGCGGTATCCAGCAGCGCAAAGCGACGGCTCCTGCCGGAGGCTAGCTGCGGCCCGGCGCAAATGTCTCCATCCCGGCGAGAGCTACATTTCGGAGAAATTGGCCGGGAAGCGTTTGGAAATGTCGGCGAGCAGAGCTCGATCATGGCCGGGTCGCGCTCGTCCCGCGGCACGTCGATTGTCTCGACCGCGAGCACATGAGTGGGCCGCGGCGCCATGACCACGAGCTTGTCGGCAAGCTGCAATGCCTCGCGCGGGTTGTGCGTGACCATCACGGCCGTCGTGGGCCGGGCGGACCAAACCTCCAGCATCAGGCGCCGGAGCCGGTCAGCGGTTCGCTCATCGAGTGAGACGAACGGTTCGTCCAGCAAGAGCAGATCCGGCTCAGTCGAAAAAGCCCGGGCGAGGGCCGCGCGGCGGGCGAGCCCCAGCGAGAGTTCCTGCGGATAGCGGGACAGCATCTCGGCGACGCCCACCGCCTCGGCCAGATTTTCGAGATCCTTCGTGGTGAAACCGGGCGCGGCGACGAGCTCGATGTTCTGCCGCACGGTTCGCCACGGCAGGAGGCGCGGCTCCTGAAACATGAAGCCCAGCCGCGCGTGCGGTGGCATGTCGATTTCGCCGGTGAACGCGTCGTCGAGCCCGGCCACAATGCGCAGCAACGTGGTCTTGCCGCAGCCCGAGGGGCCCATGAGCACGGTCATGCTCTCGGGCTCCAGATCGAGCGACAAGTCGCTGATCGCCGTCAGCCGCGTGCCGTCAGCTCCGATATGGGTCTTTTCCTCGATGCGGATCTTAAACTGGCTTGTTCCGCCAGCGTGTCGTGTATCTTTCAAGGGGCTGTACCAGTAGATATTCGATCGTGAGCATGACGGCCACGAAGGCAAGCGTGTAGCCGAGGATGGCCGTAACGTTGAAAAGTTGAAAGTTCAGATGCAGCTCGAAGCCGACCCCGTTTGGGCGTCCCAGTAGTTCGACCACGAGAACGATCTTCCAAAATAAGCGAGAGCCCGTCCGGGAGGCCGTGGCGAAATAGGGCTGGAGCTGCGGCAGGGTCACATTCCGGAACTTGCTCCATGGCGTCAGACGGTAGGCCCGGGCCATTTCATCGAGACCGGGGTCGAGGGCCCGCGCGCCTTCGCGCAGCGTCACGATGACGTTCGGAATTTTGTTGAGCGCGACAGCCCCGATGGCGGCCGCTTCGTTCAGTCCGAACCAGACATAGGCCAAGATGATGATCACAAGAGCCGGTAAATTGAGAAGCACGATCAGCCACGGATCCAGCACCCGGTTTACGGCGGGCAGTTCGCCCATGAGCAGACCGATGATGCTGCCAATGGCCATGGCCACGACGAAGGCCGCGATCACGCGCCAAAGCGTGATGCCGAGCTGGAAGATGAGGTCGCCGTGCAGCGACTCCTCGATCACATAGTTCAGGACCTCGACCGGTCCCGGCAGCAGCCGGCTCTGGGCCACATGGGCGGCGATGAACCACACCAGTACGAAGGCGGCCACAGATAGGATCGACATCCATGGCCCGCGCATATACCAGGAGGCTTGGCGCACCCCGGGCTGTAGCTCCACCGTGGTCACTGCGTGGATCCGTGCCAGAAGGTTCCGGGAGCCAGTTCCGTCCCCTTGCCGACCAATTTAGTGCCGCCCAGCTCGCGCAGGAACTGATACAGGATCTTCGCGTCGGCCTCTTCCGAGGTGAGTTCCCGCTCGGGGATACCTTCACGGAAACGGCGCCGCAGCGCTTCGAAAGTGGCTTCGTCGAAACTGGGATCGTTCGCGCTCATGACCGGCTTCAGACGCTCCCATTCAGCATCCGAGGTCGCCAGTAGCTCGTTGGCTTTTTCCGCGGCGCGAATGAATCCATCGATCGCCAATGGGTTCTGTTCGGCCCAATCGGCATTGAACACATAGCCGAGCATGGCCACCTCGCCTTTGGCGCCCAGTTCCCGGACCACGTCCTCGAGTCCGATGAGCTGGGTGAAGCCGACCGCTTCCAGGCGGGCGGCATAGGGCCAGAAGTTCAGTACGGCGTCGATCTGACCCTGTTTCGCTCGCGCGGCCAGAAGCGGCGGCGCGCCGAATTCCTGCGTGGTTTCGGTCCGAAGGTCGATATTGGCCGTCCGCAGTGCGTAGGCGACGATCAGGAGCCAGCTCTTGTCGAGCGGGCCGCCCGCGACGCCGAGCGTCTTCCCCTTGAGATCGGCCAGCGTCTTGATGGGCGAGTCCGGCGGGACCATGATCGCGCCGAGCGCCGTCGAGAACGGGACCAGGGTGAAGTCACCGCCGCTGGTCCGCTCCCGGGAAACCCAGAGCCAATCGGTCACGACGACATCGAGCGAACCGCCCTGAAGGCCGACGGCGGTCGCCTGCGTGCTGGCGAGCGGGACGACTTCAAGCTTGATCCCTTCGGCCTTGTCGAAGCCGTTGGCTTGGATCGTATCCATGACCCAATTGACGGTGCCGAATTTCAGGACACCGACTTTGATCGGGGCGGCGTTCTCCGCTCGAGCTGGAAGGCAGCTCACGAAGGCGAGGCACAATAATGCTAGCAGGCGTAGGCGCAACGGGTCTCCTCCAAGTGTGGGTCTCCTCCAAGCGTCGGTCTGTTCCAGGTTCTCTTGAGAGGAGGCCAGGCGTTGCGCACCCTGGGCAACAGTCGCGGACAGGTACGCGGAGCCGAGACCTGCTGGTAAGGCCTGGAATCGTTATGGCGCGTCGTCGGCGAGTGGCGCGGCTTAATCTACAAGATGCGCCGCCCCGTGCAAGGTTCCATTGTCAGACCGCCAGTTATGCCCTTGGAATTGCCAAAAGTCTTATAGATGTTGCCAATAAGAGGGCTGATGCCTGGTCCTTCCCGAGCCGGGTCCGTCAGCCCGCCGCCGCCGGCTTCAAGCGGTAGCCGTGCCCCCGCACGGTTTCGATCAGCGGGTCCCGGCCCTTGGTGTCGATCTTGCGCCGGAGCCGGGCGATGTAGACGTCCACCACGTTGGTCAAAGGGTCCTCGCTGTACCCCCACACCTGGTTGAGAATGCGCGTCCGCGAGAAGACGCGCCCCGGCGAACTCATCAGCAGCTCGATGATCGCCAGTTCCTTGGCGGTTAGCTTGATCGCTTCGCCGCCGCGCTTCACCTCCAGCAATTCGCGGTCGAGTTCCAAATCGCCGACCGTCAGGCACGTTGGAACTCGGTTTGAAGCGTGGGAGCGCCGCACGAGCGCTTCCATCCGGACCAGCAGCTCATCGAAGTCGAAGGGCTTGGTGAGATAGTCGTCGGCGCCGAGCTTGATGCCTTTGATCTTGTCCTCGATGGCGTCCATCGCAGTCAGCATCAGGATGGGTGTGTGCTGACCTTCCTGGCGCAGTCGCTGGCACACGTCGTAACCGTGCATATCCGGGAGCATGAGATCGAGCACGATCACATCGAAGTCGCCGGTCTTCGCAAGGTCGATGCCGTCGCCGCCGTTCTCCGCGACGGTAACGCCATGGTTCTCCGCGCGCAGGCCCCGGTCGATGAAATCGGCGACGCGCGGTTCGTCTTCCACCAAGAGCACGTTCACGCTTGGCTCCCTCCCACCTTTTCCGGCAAGCTTACCAGAATAATCGTTCCTTCCCCGACCTTACTTTCTACCTCGATCTTTCCGCCATGGGCTTGCACGATGGCGCGGGCCACGGGCAGGCCGAGCCCCAAGCCTTCCTCGTTGGCCTCGGCGGCGTTTCCCGCCCGCCGGAAGCGCTCGAAGATGTTTTCCATGTCTTCTTGTGGAATGCCGACGCCTTGGTCGGCGACTTTGATCGCGACGGTGCCGTTCTCACGCGACAGTCCGACGTCCACCTTTCCCTTGGCATTGGAGTAGCGGACGGCGTTGTCGAGGACGATCAGCAGTAACTGCCGCAGCCTCGCCGGATCGCCGTCGATCACCTCGTGAGGGGTATCGTTTGCGAACTCGATCCCCACGTCCTTGTTCATGGCGATGATCTTGGCGTCTCCCACAACGCTTTCGACAAGCTCCGTGAGGTCGACGGGCTTGATCTTCAGCTTGGCCGCACCGGCGCCTTGCCGGGCGATGAACAGAAGGTCGCCCACCAGGACGGAAAGATGCTTCGCCTGTTCCACGATGCGCTCGATGGAATGTTTGTATTCCGGAATGCGCTTGTTGCGGCCGCGCAAGGCGATCTCGCCTTCACCGCGAATGACCGTTAGCGGGGTGCGCAGTTCATGGCTGATGTCGGCGAAAAAGGCGCGGCGCGTTTCGTCGATCTTCCGCAGCGAGTCGTTTGCGAGGCGTAGTTCCTCGGTGCGCTCCTCGACGATCGATTCCAGATTGTCGCGTGCATCCTGCAGCGCCTTCTGATGGTCTTGGAGATCGGCAGCCATGCTGTTGAAGCTGCGCCCGAGCTCGGCGAACTCGTCCTTGCCCCTGACGGCGATGCGGTAGGAGAGGTCGCCCTCGGCGAGTTTCCGCGTCCCGTCCAGGAGGGCGGCCAGAGGCGCGCGCAAGCCGCGGATCAGTAGGAACGCGAGAGCCAGCGTGATGAGCACGGCAAGGGCGGCGTGAATTGTGCTGATCCGTTCCAGGCGGGTCAGGAGCTGAGTCGCGGCGGCATCGATCCTGAGCACTTCGGCTGTTTCATCGGCCACGGCGACTTCGATCAGCTCGTTGAGCTCGCTGTCAATCCCGCCCCGGAGAAGGTCGACCAGATTCTGCCAAGCGATGTCGGGGCGCCCGCGGCTTCTCAGTTGCTCGACTTTTGAGAGCTGGTCCAGAACGTGCCGATACTCTTTTCGGATCGCCTCCAGCCTATGAACTTCGGCGATTTCGGCACGGCCCTCTTCCTCGCCAACGATCGCCAGTTCCCGGCGCGACAGATCTTCGAGCGCCGAGAGGTCCGACTCGATGACCTTCTTCAGATACGCTTCGCCCAGGGGACGGTCGGACAACCCGGTGAGAAGCGTATCGGTCCAGGCCTTGAAGAGCTGCTGGCTATGACGCGAGAGCTGAAGCTGCCGTTCCAGTTGCTCATGCGCGATGCGCGACCGGATCAGGTAGCGATGCGACTGCGCAACGCCCCAATAGGAGAACGCAGCCGCCGATAGCGACATGGCGAGCAAGAGACAGGCTGCGATGAGAAGCTTGGTGCGATAACGCATCAGATGCAAAGCGCTCCTTGGTAGCCGCGTCGAGGCGCTTCCGGGCGCACTTTTCGTCTGGGTCGCGGTCAACTCCCTCCGCCGAACGGGGCGGCCTGTTACCTATACTGCATTTTCGCATGATTGACGGGCAGTTCGACCGTCGGCCGCGACCTTCCCGCGCTCGCGCCGCCGATACGCGCATTGCAACGTCGTTGCCATACTATCCCGTATCTAAAGACTAAAATGGCATCTCTAGCATTGCCTTTTTACCTCTCTTTCGTGGATATTGGGCAAAAGGGCGGGCAAACCGCCTGAGGCATGTGTTGGGGGGGAGCGCGTGTTTACGTCGGGATTTCCAGAAAGCCCGTGCAGCGGGGGACGGTCGGTTTTTGCGGCCGTCTGCGGCGGCATCGCGGCGAGCGTCTTGCTCCCCGCCGCCGTTGCCTTCGCCGAATTCGAAATTCCGGAAGTGGATGCCGAGAAGGGTGCCTTCGAGGCCGAGTATCGCGGTGCCAAACATTGGGGCTTGCCGCCGAGCGACGATGACGACGACCGCGAGGCACTGCGTCAGAGCCACGAAATCGAACTCCAATACGGGCTGACGGACTGGTGGATGCTGCGTCTCACACCGAATGTCGAGCGCGTACCCGGCAAGTCCGCCGAGTTCTCGTCCCTGGGCGTGGAAACGCAGTTCGTGCTCGTGCCGCGCAACGATGGCGAGTTTGGCCTGGCGGTCATGGCCGGCTATGGGCCTTACTCACTCTTCGTCGAAGACAATACGCCCGACGAATTCGAGTTCGGTCCGGTGATGGAGGTTGCTCCCGGACCTTGGCTTCTCACCCTCAATCCCCGGCTCGCGACGGACGTCGGTGAAGACGCCGAGCACGACGGGCTTGGTTTCGAATACGCCGCGCAGCTTCGCTATCAATTCACGGAGCGCCTGGGCGCTGCGGTTCTCGGCTTCGGAGAGATCGAGGAACTCGCCCACACAGGCCCGTTCGAGTCGCAGACGCACGTGCTTGGTCCGAGCCTCTACGTGTTTTCCGCGCCCGATGCAGAAAGAGAATGGCTCCTCGGCGCCGGCATGCTGTTCGGCCTCACCGAAGCATCGGCCAAATCCGCCGTGCGCATAACCCTCGCGGTGGAGTTCTAATGGCCTCGTTCTCCACACGCACCATCGCAATCACGGCGATCCTTGTCGGATCGATCGGTCCTGCGCTCGCAGAGTTCGAGATCCAAGAATCCACCATCGACCCCGGCGAGACACAGCTCCAATACCGTGGTGCGTGGCACACTGGTCTGCCGCCGGTCAGTGACGTCGAGGACATCAGCATCTTGCCGGATACCGAAGAAGCGCCTCTGCGCCAAAGCCACGACTTCGAGATTCAATACAGCCCAACCACATATTGGCTGGTGGCGCTAACCCAGGTCCTCGATGAGCCGATTGACGACAATGGCGCTGATCTCAATGCGATCGAGTTCGAAACCCAGTTCGAACTCATTACGCGTGAAGGCGATGGGCTGGGCCTCTCGATTCAAGGGGGTACGGAGCAACCCGTGTTCGAGGCGCGGGATGAAACCGATCCGGAGATCGCTTTCGGTCCGATCGTCGAACTTTCGAAGTCGAACTATACGCTGGTGCTGAACCCGCTGTTCTTTCGCGTGATCGGTGACAAGAACGATCAGGAAGGTTTCGGGTTCGAATATGGCTGGCAAGCGCGCAAGGAGCTGTTCGGTGAGCGCCTATGGCTTGCGGTCGAGATGTTCGGGGAGATCGAGGACATGTCGAATGCGGGGCCGTTCAACGAGCAGCAGCACAGCATCGGGCCGGCCTTCTACTATACGTTCGGTAAGGAGGATGACTTCGTCGGCGACGACGACCTCTACGACGTCGACCGCAAAAGCAAGGAGTTCACGGTGAGCCTCGGCGCGCAATTCGGGCTTACCGACGCAACATCCGACGTCGCCGTGAAAGTCTTCATCGGATACGAGTTCGACTGAGCGCGGATCTGGACGACGTCAGCGGACGGTGAAGCGGAACGGTACAGACACCGAGATTGTCTCCTCGCCGACATCCGAGGGAATCGCCGGGAACGGCGCTGCGCTTGCGATCGACTCAAGCGCCGCGTTGTCGAGTTCCTTGTAGCCGGAGCTCTTGACGATCTTATGCGTCACGAGCTCGCCATCCGATTTGACGGTGAGGCGCACCACGGCGGTCCCGACGCGCGTCGTACGCGGGTTGATTTTCGCATGTTCCAGATGCACCCGAAGTTTGCCGAGATAGACTCTGTGCGCGGTGGCGCTACCGCCGGTCTTTTCCTCGCCTGAGCTTTCACGCATCGCAATGACGGTCTGCTGCACGACGGTGGCCACCTGCTGCGGAAGAGGCTGTTCCTTCACCTCGACCTCAGGCTCCTTCTCAACCAGTTCCTCGGTCGGCTCGAGCAATTCGTTTTCGGGTCCCGTATCTGAGGTGAGCAAGGTGTCTTCAACAGGCTCGACCTCCGGAACGTCTTCCACCGGGATCTCTTCCTGCTGCTCAACCGCTTCGACCTGCTCCAACGGCTGCGCTGCTGCACTCATCACGGGCGGCGCCTCGACGGCCTGAACCGAGACCGCATCTTCACCGAGCTTGGCGAAGCCCTCGATCGCAATGCCCTGCTCGACGACCATGATGTCGCTTCCCGAGCCTTCTTCGAAGGCGGCGCCGCCGGATTCGGGAAGCAGGATGGCGAGCAGAAAGGCGGCGTGAACGCCGATAGACACCAACCATGCAATGACATTGAGCGGCATGACTGCTCCGCTTGGTGCCCTAATGGCCCGCGGCTTCGGCGGCCTTCGGCTGGGATAGCAGCGAGACGCGCGAATAACCACTTGAGCCGACACGGCCGAGGATTTCCATCACCTCGCCATAGGGACGGTTCTTGTCGCCACGCACGTAAACCACGGTGTCGCCCTCGGTTGCCCGAAGCGCCTCGAGCCGTGGCACCAGCGTGTCGACGGTGACCTGTTCCTCGCGGATGTAGACGAGACCATCCGAGTCCAGGGAGACGATCATCGGCTTCTTGGGCTGGCTGACCTTCGCGGCGGATGTCTTCGGCAACTCGACCGGCACGCCGGCGACCAGCAGCGGCGCGGTGATCATGAAGATGATCAGGAGGACCAGCATCACGTCGACCATGGGCGTGATGTTGATTTCCGAGATCGGGCGATATCCGCCTTCCTCGGCGCCCCCACCATTGCCGACGGACATACCCATTACGAAGCTTCCCTGCACGTAGCGGTTCGACGTTGTCGCCGCGCGCGCGTTGCGCCTGGGCGTCGCCTTCGTCCTCGGTCAAGTCGCGGGCAATCTCGATGATCGCGTCATTACCCTTGGCGAAAGCGCGGCCGAGTGCGACGGAGATCTGGTTGTAGGCGACGACCGCGGGAATGGCCGCAGCGAGACCGATTGCCGTCACGATGAGGGCTTCGGCGATGCCGGGGGCCACCACCGCGAGGCTGGTGTCCTTCTGCGTCGCGATGGCGGTGAAGCTGTTGACGATGCCCCAAACGGTGCCGAACAGACCGACGAACGGTGCGGCCGAGCCGACAGTCGCCAAGAACGGCAGGCCGACTTCCACCTTCTGAATTTCCGATTTGAGAGCGTGCCGAAGGGCGTTCTCCACCCGAAACCGGCGTTCGATCGGCGTATCGTCGAAATCAGCCGCAAGTTCGGCTTCACCGGCCTCGAGCACCTTGCGGGAAAACCCGCCGCGATCGGCACTCGACCGGCTCTTGGCCAGGCGGCGGATGCCGCCTTTCAGCCAGTTCACCCGTACGATCTTCTCGAAGATGATTGCCCAGCACGCCACGGAAGCGAGGACGAGAAGCAGGATCACGCCCTTGACCACCGGGTCCGCCTGCATGAGCAGCCCCCAGACACTGTAGTCGTGACTGGTAGCAGCAGTTACGATTTCCTGTTCCACTTCCACGGTGCCAAGTCCTATTTGTTAAGTGCGTTGTCGGTCCTGCTCGAAACAGCAAGATCCTCGAGGCAGTCGGCCACATCTTCCGATCCGGCTTTGCACTCCATCACATCGTTGATCAAGAAACTTCCAACATCGTCGCAGGACGTATTGGCCACGTCGAAGAGCTTCACGGTCCGCTTCTTCCCCTTGAGCGGGGCGAGTTCCACGGCGAAACGCTGGTCGATGATGCCGTCCGGACGGAAGAGGATGAGGTCGAGTTTGAGCGCCTCGTAGGTCTTGTCGCCCTTGTTGTCGATGACGAAGTAGGCGCGGCAATCGGAGCCTTTCGGCTCGAGCTTGTTCAGCTCGATGGCGACGCTGCCTCCGTCGCCTTGCTCGGCCGCAGCGACGGCGTCTTCCTCAGCCGCAACGACGGGCGGCCGGACGAGCACGACGGCGGCGACAGCCAAAGCCGCCACGAAGACTCTTTGGATGAAACCGGCGCCGTGCCGGTTCT comes from Methyloceanibacter stevinii and encodes:
- a CDS encoding ABC transporter substrate-binding protein, whose translation is MRLRLLALLCLAFVSCLPARAENAAPIKVGVLKFGTVNWVMDTIQANGFDKAEGIKLEVVPLASTQATAVGLQGGSLDVVVTDWLWVSRERTSGGDFTLVPFSTALGAIMVPPDSPIKTLADLKGKTLGVAGGPLDKSWLLIVAYALRTANIDLRTETTQEFGAPPLLAARAKQGQIDAVLNFWPYAARLEAVGFTQLIGLEDVVRELGAKGEVAMLGYVFNADWAEQNPLAIDGFIRAAEKANELLATSDAEWERLKPVMSANDPSFDEATFEALRRRFREGIPERELTSEEADAKILYQFLRELGGTKLVGKGTELAPGTFWHGSTQ
- a CDS encoding ABC transporter permease; translated protein: MTLMHYTRAFGGIVWRELLRFLQQRERFLAALVRPLIWLIIFAAGFRAALGISIIPPYETYITYDVYITPGLLAMIQLFQGMQSSLSMVYDREMGSMRVLLTTPLPRWFLLIARLFAGVLVSLFQVYTFLAVAYLFGVELPPLGYLLALPALILTGMMFGALGMLLSSTIKQLENFAGIMNFVIFPMFFASSALYPLWKMQEGSWILYEICYYNPFTWAVELIRFAFYQKMNWEALAVVAVCTVVFLGLSVWAYDPSRGIQQRKATAPAGG
- a CDS encoding sensor histidine kinase; this encodes MRYRTKLLIAACLLLAMSLSAAAFSYWGVAQSHRYLIRSRIAHEQLERQLQLSRHSQQLFKAWTDTLLTGLSDRPLGEAYLKKVIESDLSALEDLSRRELAIVGEEEGRAEIAEVHRLEAIRKEYRHVLDQLSKVEQLRSRGRPDIAWQNLVDLLRGGIDSELNELIEVAVADETAEVLRIDAAATQLLTRLERISTIHAALAVLITLALAFLLIRGLRAPLAALLDGTRKLAEGDLSYRIAVRGKDEFAELGRSFNSMAADLQDHQKALQDARDNLESIVEERTEELRLANDSLRKIDETRRAFFADISHELRTPLTVIRGEGEIALRGRNKRIPEYKHSIERIVEQAKHLSVLVGDLLFIARQGAGAAKLKIKPVDLTELVESVVGDAKIIAMNKDVGIEFANDTPHEVIDGDPARLRQLLLIVLDNAVRYSNAKGKVDVGLSRENGTVAIKVADQGVGIPQEDMENIFERFRRAGNAAEANEEGLGLGLPVARAIVQAHGGKIEVESKVGEGTIILVSLPEKVGGSQA
- a CDS encoding energy transducer TonB family protein, with product MPLNVIAWLVSIGVHAAFLLAILLPESGGAAFEEGSGSDIMVVEQGIAIEGFAKLGEDAVSVQAVEAPPVMSAAAQPLEQVEAVEQQEEIPVEDVPEVEPVEDTLLTSDTGPENELLEPTEELVEKEPEVEVKEQPLPQQVATVVQQTVIAMRESSGEEKTGGSATAHRVYLGKLRVHLEHAKINPRTTRVGTAVVRLTVKSDGELVTHKIVKSSGYKELDNAALESIASAAPFPAIPSDVGEETISVSVPFRFTVR
- a CDS encoding ExbD/TolR family protein, producing MGMSVGNGGGAEEGGYRPISEINITPMVDVMLVLLIIFMITAPLLVAGVPVELPKTSAAKVSQPKKPMIVSLDSDGLVYIREEQVTVDTLVPRLEALRATEGDTVVYVRGDKNRPYGEVMEILGRVGSSGYSRVSLLSQPKAAEAAGH
- a CDS encoding ABC transporter permease, with product MSILSVAAFVLVWFIAAHVAQSRLLPGPVEVLNYVIEESLHGDLIFQLGITLWRVIAAFVVAMAIGSIIGLLMGELPAVNRVLDPWLIVLLNLPALVIIILAYVWFGLNEAAAIGAVALNKIPNVIVTLREGARALDPGLDEMARAYRLTPWSKFRNVTLPQLQPYFATASRTGSRLFWKIVLVVELLGRPNGVGFELHLNFQLFNVTAILGYTLAFVAVMLTIEYLLVQPLERYTTRWRNKPV
- a CDS encoding ABC transporter ATP-binding protein: MAESVSGAAGTPEPVLSVQNVSYWYGAKQALDDVSFDVYPGRVTALLGPNGAGKSTLFSLITRLFDAPTGRIEIDGRAAAEWGFKILAPLGVVFQQPTLDLDLSVRQNLRYFASLRGLGRKEADERMEKALSSLDMAERIGEKVRALNGGHRRRVEIARALLHSPKLLLLDEPTIGLDDPTRDAIVRHIHKLAVSDNIGVLWATHLFDEVESDDALVVINKGRVVALGDVAGIEKETGSTSLAEAFRRLTGDRVEEVAV
- a CDS encoding response regulator transcription factor; this encodes MNVLLVEDEPRVADFIDRGLRAENHGVTVAENGGDGIDLAKTGDFDVIVLDLMLPDMHGYDVCQRLRQEGQHTPILMLTAMDAIEDKIKGIKLGADDYLTKPFDFDELLVRMEALVRRSHASNRVPTCLTVGDLELDRELLEVKRGGEAIKLTAKELAIIELLMSSPGRVFSRTRILNQVWGYSEDPLTNVVDVYIARLRRKIDTKGRDPLIETVRGHGYRLKPAAAG